One stretch of Acanthochromis polyacanthus isolate Apoly-LR-REF ecotype Palm Island chromosome 16, KAUST_Apoly_ChrSc, whole genome shotgun sequence DNA includes these proteins:
- the prkg3 gene encoding cGMP-dependent protein kinase 2, producing MEKQLEELKQQLEKQCLINQELQRQNKDLQQRLQEKEKLLQELHSQYHDLEFPSQSGNEIEPEVRKSRAAVIAPEPIPETLEITRTRVKKTVSETSLIVKAIQKNDFLSRLDDEQIAMMVDLLVVSNSKPGDEIIKEGSEGDTMYIVAAGELLVTQAGRDLRTLTSGDIFGELAILYNCKRTATVKAKTAVHLWFMERQTYRTIITNKSKKKREQLMGFLKTSRTLKDLNDVQLSKIIDSMEEVKYQDKDVIVREGTEADTFYIILKGEVLVTKNVNGHQKQIRRMGKGEHFGEQALIREVLRTATCAADGPVTCFSIDKEVFEETIPIEHLELFDDSKVMQEAQAPEKSSPISTLRFKDLVPVLYQEGRYQGDPVTLGVGGFGRVELLTTVNHGKYYAMKRVSKKHIVAKRQEEHMLFEKKILKAIQCEFIVRLHGAFKDTRYIYMVMEFCGGGEIWTKLKEVGRFDENIAVFCTACVVEAYAYLHKKSIMYRDLKPENLMLDVKGYIKLVDFGFAKELVRGEKTYSFVGTPEYMAPEIIKNQGHDFAVDFWSLGILIFELLVGSPPFSSSEPQKIYAKILDGVLKYPPYLSEASKSIISKLCRNRPGQRLGNTKNGIKDVRHHRWFSSINWHKLRMCQLDAPTVRLIRKGPCYINFDRFPHDQTIADEDFSDWDRDF from the exons ATGGAGAAGCAACTGGAAGagctgaagcagcagctggagaaGCAATGTCTGATCAACCAGGAGCTGCAGAGGCAAAACAAAGACCTGC AGCAGCGActgcaggaaaaagaaaaacttctgCAAGAGCTGCACAGCCAATATCATGATCTGG AGTTTCCTTCTCAGAGCGGCAATGAGATTGAACCGGAGGTCAGGAAAAGCCGAGCTGCTGTCATTGCCCCTGAACCAATCCCCGAGACCCTGGAGATTACACGCACCAGGGTCAAGAAGACTGTCAG CGAGACGAGTCTGATCGTCAAAGCGATCCAGAAGAACGATTTCCTGAGCCGCCTGGACGATGAGCAGATAGCCATGATGGTGGATCTTCTAGTGGTTTCCAACTCCAAACCCGGAGACGAAATCATTAAAGAAGGTTCTGAAGGAGACACAATGTACATAGTGGCAG cTGGTGAGCTCCTCGTCACGCAGGCAGGCCGGGATCTACGAACTCTAACCAGTGGTGATATTTTCGGAGAGTTGGCCATTTTGTACAACTGCAAACGGACAGCAACAGTCAAAG CAAAGACAGCGGTGCATCTGTGGTTCATGGAGCGACAAACCTACAGAACCATCATCACCAACAAATCCAAGAAGAAACGAGAGCAACTCATGGGCTTCCTGAAGAC GTCTCGCACCCTGAAGGACCTGAATGACGTCCAGTTGTCCAAAATCATTGACTCCATGGAGGAG GTGAAGTACCAggacaaagacgtcatagttcgAGAAGGAACAGAAGCAGACACCTTCTACATCATCCTCAAAGGAGAG GTCCTGGTGACGAAGAACGTGAACGGGCATCAGAAGCAGATTCGCAGGATGGGAAAAGGGGAGCATTTCGGGGAACAGGCCCTCATACG GGAGGTCTTGAGAACTGCTACCTGTGCTGCTGATGGCCCTGTCACCTGCTTCTCCATCGACAAGGA GGTGTTTGAAGAGACGATCCCCATTGAGCACCTGGAGCTGTTTGATGA CTCTAAAGTGATGCAGGAGGCTCAAGCTCCAGAAAAATCAAG tcCTATCTCCACTCTGAGGTTTAAGGATCTGGTTCCTGTCTTATATCAAGAGGGTCGCTACCAAGGAGACCCTGTCACACTTGGAGTTGGAGGATTTGGTCGCGTGGAGCTG CTGACCACTGTGAATCATGGGAAATATTACGCCATGAAGCGAGTCAGCAAGAAGCACATTGTCGCTAAAAGACAGGAGGAGCACATGCTGTTTGAGAAGAAGATCCTCAAAGCTATCCAGTGCGAGTTCATTGTGAG ACTTCACGGAGCTTTCAAAGACACACGATACATCTACATGGTCATGGAGTTCTGTGGCGGCGGAGAGATCTGGACCAAACTCAAAGAAGT CGGACGTTTTGACGAGAACATCGCCGTGTTCTGCACTGCCTGTGTGGTGGAGGCCTACGCTTACCTCCACAAGAAGAGCATCATGTACAGAGACCTGAAGCCCGAGAACCTGATGCTGGACGTGAAGGGCTACATCAAACTG gTTGACTTTGGTTTTGCTAAGGAGTTGGTACGCGGTGAGAAAACCTACTCATTTGTTGGTACTCCTGAGTACATGGCACCAGAGATCATCAAGAACCAGGGACATGACTTCGCAGTCGACTTTTGGTCTCTTGGCATCCTGATCTTTGAGCTATTGGTCGGAAG CCCTCCCTTTTCCAGCTCAGAGCCCCAGAAGATTTATGCCAAAATCCTGGACGGGGTGCTCAAGTACCCACCTTACTTGAGTGAAGCATCCAAGTCCATAATCAGTAAACTGTGCAG GAACCGGCCGGGTCAGAGGTTAGGAAACACCAAGAACGGAATCAAAGATGTCCGGCATCAcag GTGGTTCAGCAGCATCAACTGGCACAAGCTGCGAATGTGTCAGCTGGACGCCCCCACAGTTCGGCTCATCCGCAAG GGTCCCTGCTACATCAACTTCGATCGATTCCCTCACGACCAGACGATAGCAGACGAGGATTTCTCTGACTGGGATCGTGACTTCTGA